From the Juglans microcarpa x Juglans regia isolate MS1-56 chromosome 3D, Jm3101_v1.0, whole genome shotgun sequence genome, the window ACTTTGGAAGGGATGAGGAATTTGAGAATCAGCCTCAAACTGATGATGATGTGGAGCTGATAATGGATGATCTGATGACCATTGCAGAAGaggttattttctctctctccctatactaagtaaaatgaaaatctgTTTGTGTTTAtctgatttgtaaaatttgcatACAGCATATTTTAACAATTCTAAATTTATAACCTGGTTTTTGGAATGTCATTCTTTGTAATACTTATAAACAAGCGAAGAACACTTGAGCTAGGGATTTGTTCCTAGAACATCCATCAAGATTATGTAGAAATCTATTGAACGGCCATCTATAGTATCTGCCATCTGTTTGCAGTATGTTGAAGCTGAGAAGAATAAGGATTGGCAAGCATCAAATAGTGAATATGGTTCCAGAAGGAAAGTTCCAATGAAACTCTCTTCCAGTAACGACTCAGGGGGCTTGCTTGATGTCCCAAATAGTAATCGAGGTTCACCCCCGCATGACTTGACTGCTTTTGATAGTTGCAATGTGACTGGGGCCAGTGAAATTGACATGAGAACTGGGGATCCTGCTCAGGACATGTTGGATCTGTTTTTGGGTCCCTTGCTTAAGAAATCCCTCAAGGAGGAGAATAAACCTTTTGTGAAAGATATGCAATTTGCCTATGAGTTTGAAAGGTtaaatcagaataatgttttggGAGAACAAGCGGAGCCCCTGATGAAAAAGAAGAGCAGTCTCAGCGAGAAGGTAGCAAAGTTTCTTGACTGAATTAGATATTcaaattagtttattgtataGTACATTATCACATGTTCCATGTAAA encodes:
- the LOC121256267 gene encoding uncharacterized protein LOC121256267, encoding MIRVATDDGSRRHLPLWMLGVTAANENNNHAPEGLMPQAYHSESKTVTKGPDNGNLFQEKGTSGVNSHSFVKCERKRKRKSSQQEAKCDDIITETVSEKKKYKSRRKVQASIACKRQKEKASDFGRDEEFENQPQTDDDVELIMDDLMTIAEEYVEAEKNKDWQASNSEYGSRRKVPMKLSSSNDSGGLLDVPNSNRGSPPHDLTAFDSCNVTGASEIDMRTGDPAQDMLDLFLGPLLKKSLKEENKPFVKDMQFAYEFERLNQNNVLGEQAEPLMKKKSSLSEKVAKFLD